One segment of Euwallacea fornicatus isolate EFF26 chromosome 23, ASM4011564v1, whole genome shotgun sequence DNA contains the following:
- the Usp12-46 gene encoding ubiquitin carboxyl-terminal hydrolase 46, translated as MGANISQLEKDIGSEQFPCNEHYFGLVNFGNTCYSNSVLQALYFCKPFRDKVLEYKAKNKRTKETLLTCLADLFHSIATQKKKVGSIAPKKFIARLRKEKEEFDNYMQQDAHEFLNYLINHISEIILAERQTNTTTNNTTVTTNNINKNKGAGENGTANTTQNQSEPTWVQEIFQGILTSETKCLNCENVSSKDEDFFDLQVDIEQNTSITHCLRCFSNTETLCSDNKFKCDNCCSYQEAQKRMRVKKLPTILALHLKRFKYVEQYNRHIKVSHRVVFPLELRLFNTSDDAVNPDRLYDLVAVVIHCGSGPNRGHYISIVKSHGFWLLFDDDQVDKIDSSAIEDFYGLTSDTQKSSETGYILFYQSRESL; from the exons CCAACATATCCCAGCTTGAGAAAGATATTGGATCTGAGCAGTTTCCTTGTAATGAACACTACTTCGGTTTAGTTAAT TTTGGCAACACCTGCTACAGCAACTCAGTGCTGCAAGCcttgtatttttgtaaaccCTTTCGTGACAAGGTGCTCGAGTACAAGGCAAAAAACAAACGGACCAAGGAAACTCTGCTTACATGCCTAGCAGATTTGTTCCACAGCATTGCTacacaaaagaaaaaagtggGCTCTATAGCCCCCAAAAAGTTTATTGCTAGGTTAAGGAAGGAAAAAG AGGAATTTGATAACTACATGCAGCAGGATGCTCATGAATTTTTGAACTACTTAATTAATCATATtagtgaaataattttag cgGAACGTCAAACAAATACAACAACCAATAACACAACAGTCActacaaataatattaataaaaataaaggggCAGGAGAAAATGGTACAGCCAATACTACCCAGAATCAGTCAGAGCCCACTTGGGTTCAGGAAATATTCCAG GGGATCCTTACAAGTGAAACAAAGTGCCTGAACTGTGAGAATGTGAGCAGTAAGGACGAGGACTTTTTCGACTTGCAGGTGGACATTGAACAAAACACATCGATTACGCATTGTTTACGATGTTTTAGTAATACAGAGACTTTGTGTAGTGATAATAAGTTTAAGTGTGATAATTGTTGCAGTTATCAG GAAGCCCAAAAGAGGATGAGGGTGAAAAAACTGCCAACTATTCTAGCACTACATCTAAAACGGTTCAAATATGTAGAACAGTACAATAGGCATATAAAAGTTTCTCATCGGGTGGTTTTTCCGCTTGAACTTAGGTTATTTAATACT TCGGATGACGCAGTCAATCCTGACAGGTTATATGATCTAGTAGCAGTTGTGATACATTGTGGAAGTGGCCCAAATAGAGGACACTACATTAGTATAGTTAAAAGCCATGGATTTTGGCTACTGTTCGACGACGATCAAGTCGAT AAAATTGACTCGTCAGCAATAGAAGACTTCTACGGCTTGACTTCTGACACGCAGAAATCGTCGGAAACAGGCTACATCCTATTCTATCAGAGCCGCGAGAGTTTATGA